Within Crassostrea angulata isolate pt1a10 chromosome 2, ASM2561291v2, whole genome shotgun sequence, the genomic segment AATTAGATTGTCCACTGACGGACGTGAGGGTGGAGTTTTTTGACGGCTGTTGAGTTTCCGAGGAGACAACTTGGGTCGAAGCACGTGAAGGCACGTCTAACCCCTCTGTGATAACCGGAAACCCCTCTCTGTCTTGCTGATAAGAATTACTCCACAGTTCAATGATAGATAAATAGGCTCAAGCAAGTACACGCTTCTATTGTGATATATTCTTGAAGATATTCTACCATTACTTATTTTTTCTACTTAAAAGCTGGGAATAAGCATATTATTTTCGGAATTTAAAAGGAACCAATGTGATTCCGTGAAATATTCttccataaattaaaaaaaaactttccgAGTTTTCCAACCAAAAACTTTTTTGCGAGGacgttttttttcattgaaatatggacCACGTGGTGTTGGGTTTGCTGGTCCTCTGTACTTTGCTGGTGTCCGTTAGCGGACACGGTCGTCTCTTGGACCCACCCTCCAGGTCCAGTATGTGGAGATTCGGACTCAGCTCCGCCGTCAACTATAACGACAACCAACTGTCCTGCGGAGGGTTCGCGGTAAGTCGTCACGATTTCCTGCAATCGTAAATCCTGGAACCTTTTCGGGTCTTTCTAGCACAGCTCGACAAAACACATCGACAGTTTTTACTTCGATTAtaatgaaatctttaaaacacaaaataaagtttccttttattaaatttgaaagcATTGACTTTTTATGCATAACTCTTAATAAAAATAACCTATTTTACTTAATACATGATGCTATGAACAGACTGTTTAGACCCGGCTTGGAGTAAGACTCTTGCATACGCACTTTTTCGACGTTTTAAAACTTCGTAACTTAATGATGATAacaatgaaattttacaaaccTCGTTACTTACTATtcacttttacaaaaatttgatTATTGTACATCAGGAAGAACAATAgccaaataaatattgaaaacgagacattaaaacaaaaacaatgaatttataATCAACGTTAGCTCGTTATATATCTGATAGGTAAACTGTAGACCACCCAACCGGCTTGACTAaacatatactgtatacagagaaatattcgcccctgttttattttcgcccctttcgccctcgttgtcagcgggcgaatttaagacaaCGCAAATTCCAATGTATCAAACTATCTTTCTTTAAACACGACTGTGTCTGAGCGAATTTAAGACGGaatgaaactgtttgcaagtttaaaggggcgaaaattacacggtgggcaaataactatttttttattgtttatattgggAAGAATCGACTTTGAAACGGAATGATAAGTAGGTATGATAGGCGTGAAGAATAAAAGGTGCCAACACCagaatttcatgttttattttgtaacaaGACGCAAATTGGCTcacatttctaaataaaattggAGAACATTTCCATTTAACTTATGGCGAAAATTTTTTACGCTGAATGGTCAGTGAATAAACTGTTGGATCCGAAAACTGTGCTCGGGGGTTTTGAATCTCAACATCATCAATaggttatttttatattttttatatatatataaaaaaaaccaaataattttACTCCTAACATGGTGGATTTTAGCACTTACAACAGAGGAGTAAAATGACCAATATCAATTCaatagaatttatattttacgttacattacattattttaatgcTCACAAGTAGCACGTTTCTGCTGTTTTGAGATGTTGTCAGTTATTTGTCAATTTTACGATTATGAATAAGAGATTCTGAACAGATTGAATGCCTTCACGTAAAGGTCACCATGCATGGGAATCCTGATAAGAAAAATTCTCTTATTTCTATAATTAATCGATATTATAACCttctaaataaagataataattaaaactttttttttatctctaacAAGCTTTATCatctagaagtttttttttttatttattctttgaaacaTCCCATCATATTCAGAACAAAATAATTAAGGGAACTGGGTACTCATCAAATTACCCATTAGGTATACCAATGctagaaaacatttttaaatacgATTTTTTGCCATAAAATTTATCATCTAGTAAAAATAAGtcaaatacaaatgtattttcggtttattatttgttttgttttttgtctaTATCTTTGTACAACTCCCTTCTCAAGAGTATCATTACATCCTAACAattgtgaccccccccccccccccccccccccccagataaTTTCACTTACTAGTATATTGatgattattttacaaaaatcactTTTACCCATTAAAACCATTGGGTTTATCTTATCTTAGAGTGTTGTTGTTTAAGGGTTAGGTATTCCACACCTGATGGTCTAGGTCCGGGATTAACAGAAATGTAACCGTCATATGGTAAGGCGTGTGAACAACACGGATTTGTGGTGATTTAAAGGTTTGAATATACGCAATCTGGGGATTTTTTCTTTCTAAACAGTGGGATACAATGATTGCACTATGATAACGCCCATATGGTATGGGTGATATGTTTGTGACGAATGTTTAAGAGATTTGGATAATAGTGgctatttttttaactgtattatgtgtaatatcattataataatttCCACTTTTGGaaaattttggaatttattcaaatttttaaagttataaaatatcaggatttttttttttactgaataaCAGTTAtggctaaaaaaaatcatttctaaaattcaaattgacgttatgtttgaattttgtacaattttacgtcataataaaaaggtcaaatgaccgtttttatctacaatgaagagtaaaaaaatcaaattataagcTTTgagttcaatatttattagttttatacgattgaaactggtttgaaacagttaacgctttttttataaaccgctgcGCGGTTTATACagcgtaaactgtcccaaaccattttatatcgtataaaacaaataaaaattgatttcattcCTTAAATAGGTTAGTTATCATTACTGGATTTTAAAAGACATGAAGTCATAAAACTTTTAGTTTATAACAATTTCTATTCTCAAACAGAAGTGAATTAATTACAATACGTAGCCAAAACAGTTTGTTAAACGCTTTCTCATTGGATGCTATTTTCTCACTGACAGAACCAATGGATGTACCATCAAGGAAAATGCGGCGTGTGTGGCGACCCCTATCAGGGACCACGTGACAACGAGGCTGGAGGGAGGTTCGCCAAGGGGATAATCGGGCGCCGTTACGTGGAGGGACAGACGATCGACCTAGTGATAGAGGTTACGGCCCTTCACTTCGGGTTCTTCGAGTTCCGTATTTGTCCGAACAACAATGTTTCCAGTCCGGTGTCCCAGGCTTGTCTGGATCAACATCTGCTGGTCCTTAGCGACGGCAAAACACAGTGAGTCGATTGAAGTAACTGATTTGTGAAGCGTGTTGCTCTTCTGAGTCGATTCAAGTAACCAAATAGCGAAGCATATTGTTTTATTGAGTCGATTCCAGTAACCAATCAGCAAAGCATATTATTCGAGAGAGTCGAGAAAGAAACCAATCAGCGAAGCGTATTGTGTTAATTTATAGCTTCCAGTCTTTACATATGTAAGAAGTCTAATTAATGTCCAATCAATTTTATTAGCAAACATCCTCGCTAGCCAAGGATTTTTGATCCGCACCGCTCCAGTTTTTTGAGGGACGATGAGGATTAGAAACCGGCCTTGACTAGCGAAGATGAGTTGgaagttgtacatgtacttaaactACTTGTATGCCATGCTGAGAATTCCTGCATACATTATGACGTTATTTTGTCTTGCTCAGCATTTTTTATCATCGCTCAGAGATCgcgttcattattttatttttattaatctttTCTTTTTCACAGTAGTTGGGGTTCAAAAATCTTGCAAGCACCaatttagctgcaggtctgtagctcccggtctaaaataaacaaactcgGATGGACGACCatgtcgtccatccgaattttttaagaccgggagctacagacctgcagctagcaCCAATTCTGTGTGGAATCCTTTGACCCTTTTGTAGTATTTAAGACTTAAGTATACGAACTTCGCCAAATCTAGACTTTAAATGGTCTTCTTGACAGGTACGCAGAAGTGACAGCTACTGGCAGGTACTTGCTTGAAGCGCAACTTCCGCAAGGTCTGACATGCTCACAGTGCGTGATACAATGGAAATGGCACACAGGTAAACATTGGGTCAACTCAGGTTATGCAGTGGTGATTAGATGTATTATATTACAGGCAAATAGCATGAGAAACCAGAACAAGTTTGACTCATTGGTAAAAATCACTGTTTATAAATGGTTAAAAGTTAAGCAGGTTGGCCAatctttttttatgatttcagGCAACAATTTCGGTTTTGGACCTGACGGACGCAGTTGCAAAGGCTGTGGCCCACAGGAAGAATTCTACGGATgtgctgacgtcacaatcatCTCCAAGACGACCTCTCTCCCTCAGGTACAGACGTCGCTCCCCCCAAACACACCGAGACCAGTAGTAATCACAAGACCAACAGAAACTCAGCCACCACCGGTCACCGCGAAACCAACCACAACCACAACCACCACAACCACTCCCGTTCCTACGACAACAGAAACAGTTATGACGTCATCAGTGAAGCCAACTTCTGGTTCCGGTTGTCGCGCCATTAATTTGTGGGCGGGGAATCCCACTTTGGATAAGTGGTGCATCTCCAACTGTGCTAAAGGAAATTGTCCATCGTCCGCTTGTGCTTGTTCATAAACAATTTTTGTCGTTTTGTATCTTCAaagttttatgctaaaaaattGATGTCtagtttcatttatttatagagGACTTTAAAATCAAGACTTTTTGGAGAGGCCaatttttctaataaattttGTACAATGTACACATTCATTTATTATACAAAGCTGTGTGATTTGATTCATTTTGTTCAATTGTACTAAACTtaacatattaaaattaaatcaaaaatagtcTCGATTCTCTGTTGTTAAAATCTAAAGATGCAGTAGATGTAAATGAACAagataaatcattttcaaaaccTTCGTTTTTCACTTTTATTCCCTGCGTTCCAAATAAAAACGCGACAATTCATATTTGAGCGCAATATAacatctctttctctctctctctatctctctcaaCTTGAATCCAAAAAGTATATTAATTCACattacttattttattttgactTCTACATGAATAAATAcctaattatatacatgttcatgttaACAAATGACAATGACCTTAAACGGCTACTTGTAACACACTGCAACAGTTGTCTAATCTGTCAGTAAAGATCAGCCAACTTACCATGCTCCTACATTGAAATTGGTTAAAAGGGTACATAATTTAAGGAAACATCCCACAACAAAAAAAAAGCCATAATAATTTGACCAAACAATGTCAGTGGTGTCCAAATTTAGCTTAATAAGCAAGAGGacttagatattttttattaatactgCATAGAAGATTCTGGATCTTTCATTCCacattaattgatttttacCTCATCTGaattgagatttttttatattgacaataaatatacatgtacataagctTATCGTAAATAaggataaacagaaaaaaaatatatatatttaaccgGAGATGAATTCTTGAACCGTATGATTTTTCCCACGAACAAATAATTTCAACCTCAATAAAATTTTGCATTAGTGCCATAAATTTTTAATAGAAATCGATATCTAAATTACAATAGGAATGCACACAACCTTAACGTACATTTAACTTGTAAGACCAAATCTTGACAGAAATccattcataattttatttcaattttagaaGACATGTACATTTGACTGAAATAATCTCTTGATTTGAAAAATTCAGTAAAGAGTTCTCTTTCCTATCAAAGGGTTGTACCACCTGAATTTACATACAAAGGCATTCACACTTGTGTAGTGAATGTTCCTGCAGTGCAGTGTCTGTGTGACACACATGTGACACATGTTCTATTGTAGAAAGAGCAAGCTTCAGCAGAAAATCAAAAGGTGGCAGACCCAAGCTCCAAGGAAACAGAAAATattgcactgaaaaaaaaaacaataaatggattttaaatttcattggcaatatatatatctttattattgGAAGTAAAAATATTAGGTCTTGTATTGATGAAactgtaaataatatttttgctcaaaattcaaaatttttgaaattttattaaaagtttAGGAAAATTATTTGTTCTTACCTGATGTATTGAATTGGAAAAAATCCCCTATTTTCTCTGTGGAGTTCCCGCCTTGATCTTTTTCAGGTAATGGTAATTCGGTAAGATCTTGGCGAGGAAGTCAATCTGTAGAGACTGCGCCTGTGAATAGAGAAATACTCATTGATTAAATACATTAACCAGCTGAAGGAGAAAACAGTGGTTATATATTGTATAGGCtttcaaatgtacatgtagcacaGAGTTAAAGCCGTTTTAACGAGCTTGGACATTTGGTGGGATGTTACATGTACTAACTAGTTTTCTCATTAatccaaattttcaaatattgaccttctttcttttaatttgcTAAGAGAAGcatattaatattcatagactGTCAAAATTGAAAGATTTCCTCCCCCTGGATCTGAAATTGGCATTGTTCAACTGAAATACACAAGTGTCATTGTATTCAATGCATTCATATCAATGACCATGATGACAGGACAATTACACGAGTAGACCCCGCCTTCATCAAATCagagttttttttacatactgtccaaagtccaagctcttaaGCTTGCTAAAATAGCTCTAAAAGTATAActactaaatacatgtacatcaaagaATTAtggaatataaaataaaatttaggcagtttttatttatttcttttgtcaATTAACTGCTGGCTGTAGTATACAATATCCtttctctgaaaatttgtttACACGAATTTATATTTTGAGAGGATTTCACATGAAATGATTTCACTGCTTATCAAAAGAATACAGTGGGAAATAGTGTAAGTTGCGAAATGTGGCATAAAATTTCTCTACAAAATTGTTCATGCTTACCGGCGGTTTATCTGCAGCGACCCTGCGGTGACACTCTGAGCCGTAAATGATCGTGTTTTCAGGCAGGACTTCACAACTGGAAACCTCACACTTTGACCCAATAATACAGCCCGAGGTCAGCTCTACTTGCCGACCTACCCTCGCTAGAAGAAAATGCAACATAGTGAAATCTTTCCTTCATATCATATTGTAGAAGTAGAAATttgctttgttttaaatttcattgacTTCTGACCAACACAATGACATGTGTGGATCAAGGGGAAGGGGAGGTTGGTTGTTGAcctacttttaaaaatttaaatacatgtagtaagatAGCTGACGATAGGCCTTCAACCCCCCTGTCCCCTTTTTGAgttatcaatgttttaaaaaaaacccacactaAATCTATTACCTGATGAATTGAATCTTCTTGTAATTACATAACATGCACTAAACATTCTTACAGACTGAGTACATttaatataatgtatatatttctaaacaaaacaGAATATTATAATTATCTGCATTTGATGTCTATTTCATTCATGAACATGTATTAAATGATATGCATCTATTATATCTACGAAGTAGATTGTTCTATAAATTTTCATGTATATGCTGGCCCTATGAGGACACtttatattaaaattcaatgagcaaacaaagataaaataaaaagaaagatgaAAGAGTTGAATAGGAACAAACCTTTTGCCTCTACAACATTGTGGTCTCCAATTTTTGTGGCTTCTACATCTGATGACAAAGTTAAGggaaaatttcaataaaacataACCAGTAAAACATTCAGCTTCAGTAAACCTGAAATGCAGACCCTTAACAACATTTAtctcattatttatttaatcaacctGAAAGAACATTAacttgaatacatgtaaacaaaacacttagTTCAAGAAATCCAGACGCTAATAATCCAGATGCTTCACCTTATGGATGAATCCTGATTCAAGAGAATGAACTGATTATTAGAATGATGTGAAATCTTATACAAGGAGCAATTTAAAATTAGCTGGATGCTTTAGTTGAGAATGGAGGTGTCTctgtctgtcccaagatatccttgattcacattttgcttaattactcgatatcttataaatacctcagggttcaaacgaagtccattaaaatgtatgaaaaatttccaagattccTCAGTTGTAACACCCTCGTTAGTTTATCAAAGTTTCAATACatggctaaaaaatgtgatgtctatggggattttgtattgcagctagcccggatgataacgttgaaaaattgtgcaaggtattCCGAGTGCCTTCCAAAGGGACTAAAGATATAAACATTCCCCAtaataaatctccgtaagaaatcttgttttgtttttggattttttttttagtaaaaaataataacgtgtcaatgaagatatctagacttggaaattttccctttcatcgatttcaattgcaccTCTTTCACaggcatgtatatttttatttacaaatcatcctaatgtgctgcataaatatgtTGGCACAGACTATGATTTAATATGGATCTGCTGTACCTGGATTTGGAAAGATTGTTTTACCTACAGATGTATTCAAAGGTTGACCTACATTGATATCAACTAAAAAGAAAATAGAGCGTTTCAGGGACTGTATTAGAATgatgtgaaatattttacaagGAGCAATTCATTTATCTGGATGCTTTGGTTGAGAATAAAGGTGTCTGGATTAATATGGATCCACTGTGCCTGGATCTGGAATGATTGTttgacctacatgtatttaaggaTCCTTGACATCCCATGACTACTACTTTTTTGTCACAACATGGCAATTCTAACGCTTTGTGAAACAGTCTATATTGCCAAAAATTGGTATCTATTTCTGTGGTGCAATGGGTGTAGCTTCGGTCTACCACCCCACAGGTTCCAAGTTCGAATATGACAgggttttttattttcatgcacagctgtaaaatttaatcaaagtactgaggtactgacgggagttgattttatcgattattatttatagtaaaatcaacgatatattattttgcttggcaagtagtttataatctctatttgaattacgcacatttttataatatggattctcggacttttctgacaagaatttcgagaaaacctcatatgaatcatgttgtgtaatatttgtgtaaaatagaattgatttcatcaaactatgtatcggtaTTTGAAATAtagatccaaccaataatgaactctagtctcttcaaccagatgctcggctgtctccgttaatccccgacaagtaagagataccaggtcacgtgaaagcttgatgatgcgacctctaaatatagactgactctgaGCTTGTCAGAgatgtacggagacagccgatggttgaacgagactatattgaactctggcataggaatacacacgactaaaaaaacttcaaattgttcgtactatttaaaatctgactatttcctaggtatttataaataagtttcttttaaaaaaatgcttcagcgtacataaaatagaatttatcgattattttcaagaactaactcttgtgctgatgatttgtgcttaggtccaaacactgtttcagtttcggtttgccagagtaactgcataggagagttgattaaaatcaactcccaaaaaatgaTTTCCCCACCCCCcaaattgaaacaatttttagcCATTTTCAAGTCTAACACATGATAAAAACCTTTATCTTTAAGTAATTTAGAACAATGGGTTTAAATGCAGAATTTTTCCCCGGTGTGTGGAGGACCCTTAAAGGTTGGCCTACATTGATACAATTAAAGGATACAGGAATCCACTTCAAACACATTGTTGTTACCAATTATCATCACTTGCTGTGTTGTGTTAGTTTTTCCATCCGGATTCCTGTAAAACAAGAACATTAATTGTACAAGCCATAATTTCAAATCAGAGAATGAAATTCAGAATTAACGTAAATGTACCATACAGGAATGTGATtggcaaacaaaataaaaacagaaaatcaaaTCAGTTAGGAATCTTTTACTGCAATGGGGTgcgtcttttaaccccaaggaaccccaaggaaaccccaaggaaaccccaaggaacctcaaggataccccaaggaaccccaatgacaaa encodes:
- the LOC128172209 gene encoding uncharacterized protein LOC128172209, whose protein sequence is MDHVVLGLLVLCTLLVSVSGHGRLLDPPSRSSMWRFGLSSAVNYNDNQLSCGGFANQWMYHQGKCGVCGDPYQGPRDNEAGGRFAKGIIGRRYVEGQTIDLVIEVTALHFGFFEFRICPNNNVSSPVSQACLDQHLLVLSDGKTQYAEVTATGRYLLEAQLPQGLTCSQCVIQWKWHTGNNFGFGPDGRSCKGCGPQEEFYGCADVTIISKTTSLPQVQTSLPPNTPRPVVITRPTETQPPPVTAKPTTTTTTTTTPVPTTTETVMTSSVKPTSGSGCRAINLWAGNPTLDKWCISNCAKGNCPSSACACS
- the LOC128173618 gene encoding dynactin subunit 6-like, translated to MSRSSIKIQPGAVICEESELVGDITIGSRTVIHPKARIIAEDGPIIIGENNIIEELVQIINRNPDGKTNTTQQVMIIGNNNVFEVDSYVEATKIGDHNVVEAKARVGRQVELTSGCIIGSKCEVSSCEVLPENTIIYGSECHRRVAADKPPAQSLQIDFLAKILPNYHYLKKIKAGTPQRK